A DNA window from Zingiber officinale cultivar Zhangliang chromosome 3A, Zo_v1.1, whole genome shotgun sequence contains the following coding sequences:
- the LOC122051236 gene encoding SNF1-related protein kinase regulatory subunit beta-2-like: MGNMSSVREGGDGGSSRSRAGSDDLMGQSPPQSPKSAPQLPLLFAPQIPVTPLQRQEEMQSNNKGLPNSITYDDVLDEHGIPTMINWNHGGKEVFVEGSWDNWKTKKPLQRSGKDFTVMIVLPSGFYQYRFIVDGEWKHASDVPWMNDYMGNVHNILDLQAFVPENLGGVAGFDMPQSPESSYNNRPLGSEDFSKEPPFLPPQLQGTLLNAPTSIDCPSSARLPHVVLNHLYIQKSCSGQPVVALAKTHRFLSKYVTVTLYKSLAR, translated from the exons ATGGGGAATATGAGTAGCGTCAGGGAAGGTGGAGATGGGGGCAGCTCGCGCTCGCGAGCAGGGTCGGACGACCTCATGGGGCAGAGTCCTCCGCAAAGCCCTAAAAGTGCACCTCAGCTGCCTCTCCTCTTTGCTCCTCAG ATCCCAGTCACTCCACTGCAGAGACAAGAGGAAATGCAAAGTAATAATAAAGGGTTACCAAATTCTATCACCTACGACGATGTGCTTGATGAACACGGGATTCCAACAATGATCAACTGGAACCATGGTGGCAAGGAAGTCTTTGTGGAAGGATCATGGGATAATTGGAAGACAAA GAAACCATTGCAAAGGTCAGGCAAGGACTTTACGGTCATGATAGTACTTCCTTCAGGCTTCTACCAGTATAGGTTCATTGTCGATGGAGAATGGAAGCATGCATCTGATGTGCCATGGATGAACGACTATATGGGGAATGTTCATAACATTTTAGACTTGCAG GCATTTGTTCCAGAGAACCTGGGAGGGGTTGCTGGATTCGACATGCCCCAATCCCCAGAGTCAAGCTACAACAACCGCCCACTCGGTTCGGAGGACTTCAGCAAAGAGCCTCCCTTTTTACCTCCACAACTCCAAGGCACCCTTCTCAATGCACCAACCTCCATTGATTGCCCCTCCTCTGCAAGGCTTCCCCATGTAGTGCTAAACCATCTCTACATCCAAAAGAGCTGCAGTGGTCAGCCTGTGGTGGCACTAGCGAAAACTCATAGGTTTCTTTCCAAGTATGTCACTGTGACACTCTACAAGTCCCTGGCAAGGTGA
- the LOC122050230 gene encoding uncharacterized protein LOC122050230, with the protein MPSSAFSSLPTRTSAIASLLLLYSPSPPAAPPLLPHANIVDVPLPLSLSSLLPLRRPTHSEDMEPSSSLVDIIERRPLSAVAPKPPREVGPAPFPSPPHATVTARTHSTTTSQLLLLSSPDGHATTFTSSHQQQTPTSHLSPATHSDEPRLRPSGQMALSSPSLIVGLPLLLAGPPTPCAQCTSAARSTASRTA; encoded by the coding sequence ATGCCTTCCTCGGCCTTCTCCTCTTTGCCGACTCGGACGTCGGCCATCGCCAGCCTTCTCCTCCTCTACTCTCCTTCGCCTCCAGCGGCACCTCCACTTCTTCCCCACGCCAACATCGTCGATGTTCCACTGCCCCTCTCCCTTTCCTCTCTCCTTCCCCTTCGGCGCCCAACGCACAGTGAGGACATGGAGCCATCTTCGTCCCTCGTCGACATCATCGAGCGACGGCCGCTGTCGGCAGTCGCCCCCAAGCCGCCAAGGGAGGTCGGACCTGCTCcttttccctctcctcctcacgccACTGTCACTGCACGGACTCACTCGACGACGACGTCGcaacttcttcttctctcttctcccgACGGCCACGCCACCACCTTCACTTCCTCTCACCAGCAGCAGACTCCAACGAGCCACCTCTCGCCAGCAACACACTCCGACGAGCCTAGGCTACGCCCGTCGGGACAGATGGCCCTCTCGTCGCCTTCGTTGATCGTCGGATTGCCTTTGCTGCTCGCTGGACCACCCACGCCATGCGCACAGTGCACATCCGCCGCCCGATCCACGGCTTCACGGACGGCATAG